Proteins encoded by one window of Rutidosis leptorrhynchoides isolate AG116_Rl617_1_P2 chromosome 7, CSIRO_AGI_Rlap_v1, whole genome shotgun sequence:
- the LOC139857738 gene encoding uncharacterized protein, translated as MSQQLSPDQEQFIDKLNLFKIKGRDKHGRKILRIIGKYFPARSISVDVLNKYLENKIFPKFEDRPFAIAYIHTDVCKSENLPKISFLGVIYDSIPINVKQNLETVYFVHPDLQSKLFLATFGRFIFTGGLYGKLKYVSRLDYLWEAIRRNEIEVPEFVRDHDEELEYRPMMDYGMESDHPRVYGAPVVESSVRMYSTRCIS; from the exons ATGTCTCAACAACTCTCACCGGATCAAGAACAATTCATCGACAAACTTAATCTTTTCAAGATCAAAGGCAGAGATAAACACGGCCGTAAAATTCTTCGAATCATCGGTAAATATTTTCCAG CAAGGAGTATAAGTGTTGACGTGTTGAACAaatatttagaaaataaaatatttcCTAAATTCGAAGATAGACCTTTTGCGATCGCGTACATCCACACAGATGTCTGTAAGAGTGAAAATTTGCCTAAAATCTCGTTCCTTGGAGTAATTTACGATTCGATACCAATCAATGTAAAACAGAATCTAGAAACTGTTTATTTCGTTCATCCAGATCTACAATCGAAACTATTTCTAGCCACGTTTGGCCGGTTTATTTTCACCGGAGG GTTATATGGAAAGCTCAAGTATGTGAGTAGATTAGATTATTTGTGGGAGGCGATAAGGAGAAATGAGATTGAGGTGCCGGAATTTGTGCGCGATCATGATGAAGAACTTGAGTATCGGCCGATGATGGATTATGGAATGGAGAGTGATCATCCTAGGGTTTATGGTGCACCTGTGGTTGAATCATCTGTACGGATGTATTCAACCAGGTGTATTTCGTAG